The sequence aacaaaatgagTCGAATTGGGTGATTCACATGGACGATTCATGACTTATgaaattttatccaaaatctAATATATGTAAGTATAATATTCTCGTCgtttcaaaaaataatgacctcctttcatttttagtttgtctcgaaaaagaatgatctcattcttttttataatattacaaTTTCACTTTATAAACTGACATATTTAtgatcacaagattaaaggacaattttgtacatttgacataactttaatttgtaACCACAAAATTCAGaagtcttttttattattttaaagtcaatttcaagtcaaattagacaattttttatgaaacgaaaaaaatatttatgaaaatgtAACTTAccttaaaagataataatttaaattttaaaattgaaataatatagTTTGCCcaagtaatttaatttttatattatataatctttgtagacaaaaaaaaacataatcaaatgaaacgagtataacattaaaatcaatATGACcgagattttaaaaaaaaaaaacgtgaaaaggcaaaaataataaagacaaAAACGACATCGTTTGAGTTTGTTTGTGAAGTTATCCAACTTGATTCCAAGAAGCTTCAGTCCAAAGTCTCGCAGAGACCTCACCTATATAAACCCCTCATAAGTATCAAAATCATTCCACCAACTTTACTGTTTGAaaaatctcttttcttcttcagacACACTTCTTCTCATTTGAACtgtaagtttatatttttttcattctttaatctttttcttttgtatatctAATTATCtacctatatatatatctgttgatttgtttttcataattaacAGATCTATATGTGTATACATATTACAATTAGTTAAATTCAAATTGGAACGAAATTTTAGTATATTGTTAATTAGCTCAAGAAATGAATACTAGCAGCTGCATTAgtatttcaaccatgaaacCATGTTGTAGAATCCTCAGCAGTTGTAAAGGTTCATCCTTTATTGGGAAATGTAATCATTTTATGAATGATAATTTGTCGAATCCGCACTGCAAATTAGATGATATACATACGGTTTCTGATTATGCTACTAGGGTTATAGGGATTATTGGTTCGAATCGGAGTGTTTTTTGTGGATCCGATTCGAATTGGAGGCATTTTAGGTTGAATAAGGAAACTAGGTGCTACTCTGTCGATGCAAATGTTGCATCTGATGTAAGGAATTTTTCAACTTCGATTGAAGCTCAAGTTAATGAGAAGAGGTTCAATAAGTTTTACATACAGGGGTGCTTAAATGTGAAGCCTTTAGTCATTGACAGAATAGAATCAGGTAAAGATGTAGCTaaagtagaagaagaaattagGACAGATATAAATAATGGATCAGGTGTAAATGTAAAGCATCctgataattatttaaatgggGAGTGTGTTTCTGAATCACCCCATGAGAAAGAGTTATCTGAAGTGGAAAAGGAGGCATGGAATTTGCTTAGGGGAGCAGTTGTTAACTATTGTGGCTTCCCCGTTGGGACTGTGGCAGCTAATGATCCAGCTGATAAGCAGCCGCTTAACTACGATCAAGTGTTTATACGCGATTTTGTCCCATCAGCTCTTGCTTTTTTGCTGAATGGAGAGGGGGAGATTGTCAAGAATTTTCTGCTCCACACTCTGCAACTGCAGGTATGCATTTCTTATAATTGCGTAAAAAACATCTAAGTTTGCTTTTCTGTTTTGAGCTGTATCATTTTCACAATCTGCGTTGATTTCTGCACTCCAATTGCTGCCAATAATGCAGGCTACtgtttctttttagtttgagaatcCATCATAGGGCCTTTTGGACATTCATGTGTGCATGTGTGTACAATGAGAAATCTCAGAATCAGTTTAATATATCTACGAAGGATTGCTGctttatttttgaaatgattTAGGATAAATCAACATTTCTCACTCAAGTTTTTACAGAAAAAAGCTTGTTGATTTCAGTTAACattgacataatacataaaagtGCCTTTTGGTAGGCACTTAAACTTGTACAAAGCTTAACAAGCACACGTCGTACTTGGCGTCCCACATAACAATCACATTCTACCAGTGTTGTGAAAAGCGCAGAAAATTGCGCTTCAAGGAGAGGCGCTACCAGTGTTAGGACcgtaaataagcaggtgtaacgcggaagctagcaaagcaaatctcgaaagaccacgagtaagaaaacaacgagaaatataccaaaagacacaaagatttaacgtggttcggtcaatcgacctacgtccacaaaggggatgagcaatccactataaatatgagagtacaaaatacagagagaaacaacctcaaccaattcactcagaatacatgggaggttcacacaagtgataacatatcaagcttgtgacccataaattctccccctaactaaaactctcaaagccctttaagactacattgtgaatgctgattaagttagaaggaacattcttctatttatagagtcctaaaccttttcctactagaaaaaggattagtcaatccaaaactttttccttaaaggaaaacctatttatgctaagaaatttaggacaaaattaacctaacaaatctcccccttggcctgaatttctgacaaaataaatttgtccaccttctttacttaatcttcaacaacttgtttctcctctccataatctcctttgcaaaatttatgtctcaacacagagaacctctctgaaacaatttctccaacaaaatcttcattactgtcaaaaaggttgcggctagaactacacccgtcaagatgaacatctccttctaacctggttcaatcatcgattatcgaaccactaaacctgaatccatcattgaatctggctctgataccacttgttagaaccgtaaataagcaggtgtaacgcgaaagctagcaaagcaaatctCGAAAGACcatgagtaagaagacaacgagaaatataccaaaagacacaaagatttaacgtggttcggtcaatcgacctacgtccacaaaggggatgagcaatccactataaatatgagagtacaaaatacagagagaaacaacctcaaccaattcactcagaatacatgggaggttcacacaagtgataacatatcaagcttgtgacccataaattctccccctaaccaaaactctcaaagccctttaagactacattgtgaatgctgattaagttagaaggaacattcttctatttatagagtcctaaaccttttcctactagaaaaatgattagtcaatccaaaaccttttccttaaaggaaaacctatttatggtaagaaatttaggacaaataaaacctaacaaccAGTGCGCTGCTTTCTCCTGAGGCTATGCGATATGAAAAAGGCACTCGCTTCAAATAAAGAAGCGAGAAGCGACACTATGGAAAAAGCGCAATAAAGCGCGTTCTTTATAAAAAAGCGACAATTAGGTTTTtctaattaaaagaaatagttcttttttaaaaaaaaaaatctgagaTAGATATGACTTAATTTTCTTTCACGGTTTTAGGACTTTACTCTTCTTTCGctactctctttatttttccttttctcctCTTTGGGTAATACAAATAGGACTCTTCTCTGCTGtcgtttcttcttcttctcttcttctatgCTGCGATCTGCTATTGTTTCTTTTCACAATTACTGacctattttttttgttaatattacTGCCTGCTCTGTTTTATTCAATTCTTTTGCTGGTTTTTTTCGTTTTTATATCTGTACACTGACTGTGTGATCAGTGTGTATGCTTGCTGctctgttttttattttttgacactTCTTTTTTGCTTGTAGTATTTAGTGAACTTGTATTTTCTCATTCAAAATGTCACAAAAGAGGGATCCGGCTTGGGCGTATGAACTCTTATGGGTAGTAACacaaaaaatgtttttgattttttgctttatatgttatgacttatgagtatTATTGACCATCTATTTTCATTTAATCTAAGACTATATTACCTCTattcaattatataatatttttttattttgtactaaatgtcgcttttttttttaaaaaaaagtgcgCTTCACTTCACGCTTCTCGCTTTTGTGAAGCGAGCCCTCGTCGCTTTCTTCTGCTTCTTGCTTCCCAAAACACTGCATTCTACCCGACATCCTACGTGTATTATGTCACGTAGGTCAcatgtgtttatttgttcaattcATACAAGTTCAAGTGTCTACTTTTGCACACCCAAAGTTTGAGGGCACAAATATCAGATGAAGCCAAATTAaaggacatatttatgtattatgtcattaACGTGTGACATACATCACATCCCTGTATTTATCAATTCTTTCTTGGGAAGTTGCAAACCCCATGGTAAATTAAACATCTATTTTATGTGCTTCTTAGAGCTGGGAGAAAACCGTGGACTGCTATAACCCTGGAGAAGGATTGATGCCCGCAAGTTTTAAAGTCAGAACTGTGCCTCTTGATGGAAGGAATGGTGAATTTGAAGATATGCTGGACCCAGACTTTGGTGAATCCGCAATTGGACGTGTTGCACCTGTTGATTCTGGTAAGTGGATTGTTCTACGTAATGTCTTAGTGTTAATTATTTCACAGCCTGATTGGTTGTCTCTTTCTGATTTTTGTTGCTTTATTACATTCTTTCGTCAATAGCAACAATTTGAACCCTTTATCAAATGATACTCATGGATCACGTAATGAGTACCCTGCTGCAGACAAAGCCTGGTAGTTAAGTGAAGAACGGTAGAGGGGGAGGGCTCATTATCTTCCCAGTTTTGTATTTTGCACCACTGGCATTTGGAGATTTCTCAGTACTGGTTCATGATCCTAACCTCTGATGAATTGGCCTGCTCAGATTAAGTGCTGGTTTTATTGTACTTCTACAGGGTTGTGGTGGATTATCTTATTGAGAGCTTATGGAAGGATTACAGGGGACTATACTTTGCAAGAGAGGGTGGATGTGCAGACAGGCATTTGCCTGATACTTAACCTGTGCTTAAGTGATGGTTTTGACTTGTTTCCTACTCTCTTGGTCACTGATGGGTCCTGCATGATTGATAGGCGGATGGGTATTCATGGGCATCCACTTGAGATCCAAGTAAGATAACATACGAGATAGAATTTAATCAGTAGAGCTCAACAGGATTGCATGTCACTATTTGCCTAAGCTGCTCATATTTTACATAGTTTTGCTTTTGCTGTTATTTGCTTTAGTGCCTCTAAAGGTTGGCCAGGTGCACGAAGAATCTCTTTTACGCAGGGTCCAATGAAGTGTCGCATATTAGGAAATGTAATGTAGGCAACCTATCTTATGCAAGCATCCATGGCTGATTCCACGGCTTGAAACCCATGACCTATAGATCAACCAGGGACAACTTTACTATTGCATTAAGGCTCCCCTTCATTAGAGCTTTTCTAATAAGATTAAAGAACTTCCACTGAAGCAATTCCTTTCCTTTCctgttttttttcatttgagaaAGGTATTTAGTACGTTTCACAAAAGAAGCAGTAAGTGCTGCAAATCTGTACAGAGTGCTGCACATCCCTCCTCTAGCCTTGGAAGGGTTCTATCAAATCAAGTATTAAATGTGTTTCTTCTACAAGTTTCTCTTGCACCAAAAATATAATGACAATATACACTTGAACGCCATCTTTATGATAGAGTTGAACTTGTCTAGAAAGCATCTTAAATTCTTTTACACGAATGTGTATCACcttgttgttcttcctttttcctGCTCAAATCTGTGGTAATATCTCAAAAGGTTGATGGGTGTGCCAGGCGTGGCGAATTTGATGCCAGCAAAATTCAGTGAAGCATTTCTATGGTACGAAAAATAGTTGAGAGAGAATTATcagattttttgttttatagCAGGGATATTGATTATGCTACTCACCACGTGTTTAAGTCTGATGTAGTATATCCTAGCATGACATGAGAACATGAACATTTTAGTGTAGTGAGAGTAAGTATTACACAGAATATGTTACTTATCTACAGATTTACTATCAAATTGACTCTTGTTTAGCATCTAGGTAAATTGCTCCCTGTTGGTTACATCTGAGAATTTCTCACCTACCTTATATCTCAGATTTTGACTCTTAGGGGACAGCTTGCCTTATTTTTTTCGACCTGAGTAGTGTATGCTGTGTGGCTTATAGCTTCAGATAGTATAGTTTACTTACTGCTTTACTGAACTAATGCATTATATCTGCAGGCCCTATTTTATTCAGCTTTACGAAGCTCCCGTGAGATGCTCAGCATCAACGACTCCACAAAAAGTCTTGTTTCTGCCATCAACAACCGTCTCAGTGCACTTTCTTTTCACATGAGGGAGTACTATTGGTTGGACAGGAAAAAGATTAATGAGATATATCGCTATAAAACAGAAGAATATTCTACAGATGCCATCAACAAGTTCAATATCTACCCAGATCAAATTCCATCTTGGCTTGTGGATTGGATTCCAGAGATTGGTGGATATCTTGTTGGCAATTTACAACCTGCACATATGGATTTTCGTTTTTTCACTCATGGAAATATTTGGACCATAATTTCATCACTAGGATCTCATGAACAGAATGAAtctattttgaatttgattgaaGACAAATGGGATGACCTCATGGGGAAAATGCCTCTAAAGATTTGTTACCCAGCTTTAGAACATGAAGAATGGCGCATTATCACTGGCAGTGACCCTAAGAATACGTGAGCCTCTAGCTTCTCCCTTTTTGCTTCCCTCTGTCCCATTTCTCTGTACCTTGTGTTAGCTCGTTGTGTACTTTCAAAATACTCTTGATAAAATTTAAAGGTCTGTTCACAAACTTAATCAATGTATTTTCTGCAGCCCCTGGTCATATCATAATGGTGGTTCATGGCCTACTCTACTGTGGCAGGTACATTCCCTGTGAATTTCTTGATCATTATGGAATTGAAATGAGAAAGATGATATGCCAGCAAATAAATGTGTACCAGAACTAGAATTTATGATACTAATATTTAGAATGTTCTCGATAAGCCATCTTAaccatctttattttttcatacGTAGTTTACCCTTGCTTGTATCAAAATGGGAAGACCAGAACTAGCTCAAAAAGCGGTGGATTTGGCTGAAAAGAGACTTTCAGCTGACCACTGGCCTGAATATTATGATACAAGGCATGGAAGATTCATTGGCAAGCAAGCTCGATTGTGTCAGACTTGGACAATTGCTGGATACTTGACCTCAAAGATGCTGTTGCAAAATCCAGATATGGCATCCAAATTATTCTGGAACGAGGATTATGAACTCCTTGAGAATTGTGTTTGTGCACTAAGACCAAATGGTCGTAGGAAATGTTTACGCTCTGCTGCCAGATCTCAAGTAGGTCTCTAAATGTGTTCCCATTTCTGCAATTCCATGTTTTTACCATCAAAATGAAGAGATTTTCTTGTTAGAAATTAACCTTTTCTGATTTAACAGACTGTTTGTGTTCTCGGTGCAAAATAAATTCCCAAAGCTTGTGTTGTAGTATATCATCGTACCTTTCGATTAAATCATAAACGTGACACTGATTGGTGTCATTCATTAATAAATGTTCTGATTTTGAATCTAAACATTCTGTGTAATAAAATGTTTCATTCAATTCTCACGCGTGCTatgttaggatcgaaaataagcaggtgtataTGCGGAAGTCAGCAatgcaaacctcaaaagaccacgaataagaagacaacgagaaatataccaaaagacacaaagatttaacgtggttcggtcaatcgacctacgtccacaaaggagatgagcaatccactataaatatgtgAGTACAACatatacagagagaaacaacctcaaccaattcacttggaatacatgggaggttcacacaagtgataacgtatcaagcttgtgacccacaaattctccccctaaccaaaactctcaaagccctttaAGACTActttgtgaatgctgattaagttagaaggaacatttctctatttatagagttctaaaccttttcctacaagaaaagaattagtcaatccaaaaccttttcctaaaagaaaaacctatttatgataagaaatttaggtcaaataaaacctaacatgCTAGTGCCTTTGAACTTTTACTATTTGACTGGAACTTTCTGCCTGATTCGTTGAAACTGAAGCACTCGGCATTTCTCAGTCCCTTGGACCATATCAGAAATGGTTTTACTTAAAGGAGTTCGTTTGACTAGTTTGAGTTGGAAGTGGAAACCAAAGAGAAATTGCATTTACGCTTCATCAAAGTACAAGAGAAAATCACATTAAAGCTAGTAGTCCAAGTAAAATGTACCTAAAACCTAGTTAACCAAACACAGAGAGGGAATGGACAGAAacaaaactccccttttggGGGATCTACAGAACCATTCAAGCCTCATTTTTTTCCTTGTAATAAAGGTATTGAGATCATTCAGTAAGATCATCATGATCTGATTGTGCTCTAAAGAAGTGAAGGCGAGTGTCTCCAAGCTTCCTGGAATAAGTAGCTTTCTTATACTCATCCCAAGTGAAAGGCCTGTACAGATTAGGTTCGTGTGGCGAGAGCAACTCAGGGGGACAAACTATCCTGGCATTGAGTGCTGGAGCACCAAAGTAAGCCATTGACATCCTCCTCCTACAGGAATTCACCATAGCCCTATGCCTCACACTCAAAAACCTTCCGTTAGTTAGTGCCTGAAATCAACAAACAGGAATTATTAAAATGGGTTAGTCTCTTTGTATTACACAAAATGCAGGACTAAGTGATAACATATAAACAATCTCCCTGACCAACTTTACATTAGGATTGAATTGCTTCGAGGTGGTTTGTTAGCTGGATAAGAAACAAGTTATTCATTTACTAATTTTCGTGTAGCTTTTATGACATTTGGTACATAGATAGAAAAAaagttat comes from Solanum pennellii chromosome 1, SPENNV200 and encodes:
- the LOC107009180 gene encoding alkaline/neutral invertase A, mitochondrial, encoding MNTSSCISISTMKPCCRILSSCKGSSFIGKCNHFMNDNLSNPHCKLDDIHTVSDYATRVIGIIGSNRSVFCGSDSNWRHFRLNKETRCYSVDANVASDVRNFSTSIEAQVNEKRFNKFYIQGCLNVKPLVIDRIESGKDVAKVEEEIRTDINNGSGVNVKHPDNYLNGECVSESPHEKELSEVEKEAWNLLRGAVVNYCGFPVGTVAANDPADKQPLNYDQVFIRDFVPSALAFLLNGEGEIVKNFLLHTLQLQSWEKTVDCYNPGEGLMPASFKVRTVPLDGRNGEFEDMLDPDFGESAIGRVAPVDSGLWWIILLRAYGRITGDYTLQERVDVQTGICLILNLCLSDGFDLFPTLLVTDGSCMIDRRMGIHGHPLEIQALFYSALRSSREMLSINDSTKSLVSAINNRLSALSFHMREYYWLDRKKINEIYRYKTEEYSTDAINKFNIYPDQIPSWLVDWIPEIGGYLVGNLQPAHMDFRFFTHGNIWTIISSLGSHEQNESILNLIEDKWDDLMGKMPLKICYPALEHEEWRIITGSDPKNTPWSYHNGGSWPTLLWQFTLACIKMGRPELAQKAVDLAEKRLSADHWPEYYDTRHGRFIGKQARLCQTWTIAGYLTSKMLLQNPDMASKLFWNEDYELLENCVCALRPNGRRKCLRSAARSQVGL